The following are encoded together in the Streptomyces rapamycinicus NRRL 5491 genome:
- a CDS encoding tyrosine-type recombinase/integrase, with protein sequence MRSVTHRGRVYRRCGCRDARRHQIGTRCPRLATDCDHGSWTFAVDLPSPDHRRTTIRRGGFPTQNAAQAALQRILEGEAGGFNGDPNQTVADYLSAWLETKAYVLKPTTLARDRDYVTGDLIPALGALKLDELGHRHIAGFVHTQLAAGRGQVTVYRCLATLSSALGDAVRQLRLTHNPARPAVLPRPAAAERRIWTAEEATRFLHYCHHTDPLIADLCELLIGTGMRKGEALALHWHDVHLNEGVLYVRYTLSAINNARLVITSPKTRSSKNWVAISPRVAAALTRRAAEAPDSVLSDRSDDPFTGLVFCRPDGRPLRPQTVLDRFRRHAKEAGVPRITLHDLRHLAATLSITAGTPLTVVSKTLRHSTLSTTANLYSHLTQQAAHDAVDAIDTALAQADPTADRPPHWPAWLRPHRDHPNGHRTRLTLPYFAAPAASSPSASTPQGVRATTTRPPRRKTQRRPPLHLWKNGLRPAKTLVGTTGFEPATP encoded by the coding sequence ATGCGCTCCGTCACCCACCGTGGACGTGTCTACCGGCGCTGTGGCTGCCGCGACGCACGCCGCCACCAGATCGGAACCCGCTGCCCGCGACTGGCAACCGATTGTGACCACGGCAGCTGGACCTTCGCCGTCGACCTCCCCTCCCCCGACCACCGCCGCACCACCATCCGCCGCGGCGGCTTCCCCACCCAGAACGCCGCCCAGGCCGCGCTGCAACGAATCCTCGAGGGCGAGGCCGGCGGGTTCAACGGCGACCCCAACCAGACCGTCGCCGACTACCTCTCTGCCTGGCTGGAGACGAAGGCGTACGTGCTCAAGCCGACCACTCTCGCCCGCGATCGCGACTACGTCACCGGCGACCTCATCCCCGCCCTGGGCGCGCTCAAGCTGGACGAGCTCGGCCACCGCCACATCGCCGGATTCGTTCACACCCAGCTGGCCGCAGGCCGTGGCCAAGTGACCGTCTACCGGTGCCTGGCCACCCTCTCCAGCGCCCTGGGCGACGCCGTCCGCCAGCTCCGCCTCACCCACAACCCCGCACGCCCCGCCGTCCTGCCCCGCCCGGCGGCGGCCGAGCGACGGATCTGGACAGCCGAGGAAGCAACCCGCTTCCTGCACTACTGCCACCACACCGACCCACTCATCGCGGATCTGTGCGAACTCCTCATCGGCACCGGCATGCGCAAAGGGGAAGCGCTCGCCCTCCACTGGCACGATGTCCACCTTAACGAAGGGGTACTCTACGTCCGTTACACCCTCTCAGCCATCAACAACGCCCGCCTCGTCATCACCTCACCAAAGACCCGCAGCAGCAAGAACTGGGTCGCCATCTCCCCGCGCGTGGCAGCCGCACTCACACGCCGCGCAGCCGAAGCCCCGGATTCAGTACTGTCTGACCGCTCCGACGACCCGTTCACCGGACTGGTCTTCTGCCGACCCGACGGCCGCCCGCTACGGCCTCAGACCGTCCTGGACCGCTTCCGCCGACACGCCAAAGAAGCAGGGGTCCCCCGCATCACCCTGCACGACCTGCGACACCTCGCCGCCACCCTCTCCATCACCGCAGGCACCCCGCTCACCGTCGTCTCCAAAACCCTGCGGCACTCCACCCTCTCCACCACCGCCAACCTCTACAGCCACCTCACCCAGCAAGCCGCCCACGACGCCGTAGACGCCATCGACACCGCACTCGCCCAAGCCGACCCCACCGCAGACCGCCCCCCCCACTGGCCCGCCTGGCTGCGACCACACCGCGACCACCCGAACGGACACCGGACACGCCTCACGCTGCCCTACTTCGCCGCCCCGGCCGCCAGTTCACCCAGCGCCTCCACACCACAAGGCGTGCGTGCGACCACCACGCGACCACCACGCCGCAAAACACAAAGAAGGCCGCCTCTCCATCTCTGGAAAAACGGCCTCCGACCTGCGAAAACGCTGGTCGGGACGACAGGATTTGAACCTGCGACCCCTTGA
- a CDS encoding transketolase family protein, whose protein sequence is MDTMRERFASVVSRLLDDDPRLAVVLAEIGKDGFTDAARAHPDRVVNVGIREQLLIGVGGGLALTGMRPILHTFASFLVERPFEQVKLDFGHQGVGGVLVSAAGSYDWPAGGYTHMAPGDVALLDTLDGWTVHVPGHPDEAETLLRDAAAAGDDSVYVRLSAHSNSAPRDIAPGGFLTVREGRRGVVIAVGPMLDGVLTAVEGLDVTVLYATTVRPFDERAVRATAGAAAGGVDVVLVEPYLEGTSTAAVNDALADRPHRVLGLGIPRRELRRYGTIDEHLAGQGLDPVGLRERISAFLR, encoded by the coding sequence ATGGACACCATGCGTGAGCGTTTCGCCTCCGTCGTCTCCCGTCTTCTGGACGACGATCCCCGGCTGGCGGTCGTGCTGGCCGAGATCGGCAAGGATGGCTTCACGGACGCGGCCCGGGCGCATCCCGACCGGGTGGTCAATGTCGGCATCCGCGAGCAGCTGCTGATCGGTGTCGGCGGTGGACTGGCTCTGACCGGGATGCGGCCGATTCTGCACACCTTCGCCAGCTTTCTGGTCGAGCGGCCCTTTGAGCAGGTCAAGCTGGACTTCGGGCATCAGGGCGTGGGCGGGGTGCTGGTGAGCGCGGCAGGTTCGTACGACTGGCCGGCGGGCGGCTACACCCATATGGCGCCCGGCGATGTGGCCCTGCTGGACACGCTCGACGGCTGGACCGTCCATGTGCCCGGCCATCCGGACGAGGCCGAGACCCTGCTGCGGGACGCGGCCGCGGCCGGTGACGACTCGGTGTACGTACGGCTGTCGGCGCACTCCAACTCCGCCCCGCGGGACATCGCCCCCGGCGGCTTCCTGACCGTACGGGAGGGGCGCCGCGGTGTGGTGATCGCGGTCGGGCCGATGCTCGATGGCGTCCTTACGGCCGTCGAGGGGCTGGACGTCACCGTGCTCTACGCCACGACTGTGCGGCCCTTCGATGAGCGGGCGGTGCGTGCCACCGCCGGAGCGGCGGCGGGCGGCGTCGATGTCGTACTGGTCGAGCCCTATCTCGAGGGCACCTCGACCGCCGCCGTGAACGACGCGCTCGCCGATCGCCCGCATCGGGTGCTCGGCCTGGGCATTCCCCGGCGCGAGCTGCGCCGCTACGGCACGATCGACGAGCATCTCGCGGGGCAGGGGCTGGATCCGGTGGGGTTGCGCGAGCGGATCTCCGCATTCCTGCGGTGA
- a CDS encoding alpha/beta fold hydrolase, protein MPDGGITHRTDQLPMPDGARVVTYSWLPENGAVRAIVQIAHGAAEHARRYDRFARFLAAHGYAVVASDHRGHGATAESTGGFGVVGEEGDGWRAIVSDLRAIGERARAAHPRAPLVLLGHSMGSMLARDCAQEYGEELTGLILSGTFRSLPGTETEEALTGIAQEIAERGRNARSTFTPTLFASFNDPYEHIQDRTGFEWLSRDAAEVATYAGDERCGFAFSAGLSQDWVRGVRKINDPRHQARTPAALPVHVAVGTEDPCNQGMTLVYELLEDFRYGGTRELTWKGYQGARHEILNETNRDEVQQDLLTWLEKHT, encoded by the coding sequence ATGCCCGACGGCGGTATCACCCACCGCACCGACCAGCTGCCCATGCCCGACGGCGCGCGGGTCGTGACCTACAGCTGGCTGCCGGAGAACGGCGCCGTGCGCGCGATCGTCCAGATCGCCCATGGCGCCGCGGAGCACGCCCGGCGCTACGACCGGTTCGCCCGCTTCCTCGCCGCCCACGGCTATGCGGTGGTCGCCTCGGACCACCGCGGCCACGGAGCCACCGCCGAGTCGACGGGCGGCTTCGGTGTCGTGGGCGAGGAGGGCGACGGCTGGCGGGCGATCGTCTCGGACCTGCGCGCCATCGGTGAACGCGCGCGGGCCGCGCACCCCCGTGCGCCCCTGGTCCTGCTCGGCCACAGCATGGGCTCGATGCTGGCCCGCGACTGCGCCCAGGAGTACGGCGAGGAGCTGACCGGGCTGATCCTCTCCGGGACCTTCCGCTCACTGCCGGGGACCGAGACCGAGGAGGCGCTGACGGGCATCGCCCAGGAGATCGCGGAGCGGGGCCGGAACGCGCGGTCCACCTTCACCCCGACCCTCTTCGCCTCGTTCAACGACCCGTACGAGCACATCCAGGACCGGACCGGCTTCGAGTGGCTGTCGCGCGACGCGGCGGAGGTGGCCACGTACGCGGGGGACGAGCGGTGCGGCTTCGCGTTCAGCGCCGGGCTGTCCCAGGACTGGGTCCGTGGCGTCCGTAAGATCAACGACCCGCGCCACCAGGCCCGCACCCCGGCCGCGCTGCCGGTTCATGTGGCGGTGGGCACCGAGGACCCGTGCAACCAGGGGATGACGCTCGTCTACGAACTCCTGGAGGACTTCCGTTACGGCGGCACGCGGGAGCTGACCTGGAAGGGATACCAGGGGGCCCGGCACGAGATCCTGAACGAGACCAACCGGGACGAGGTCCAGCAGGACCTGCTGACCTGGCTGGAAAAACACACCTGA